The Salegentibacter mishustinae genomic interval GAACAATCGAGACTTATTGGCTTCTTATCTCTTACTTGCTCAAATAGAGCCTCAAAAAGCATCAAATTATCTGGATAATTATATTCAACTTAATGATAGCTTATTAAAGAAAGAACGTGCTATTCGCAATAAATTTGCCCGAATTAGGTTTGAAACCGATCAATATATTCAAAGAACACAGGAACTCAGCAATGATAAATTATGGATTAGTTTAGCAGCTATAATTTTAGCTTCGGTCTTATTTCTTTTATACCTATTGAAAGCTCAAAAAGTGAAAAATAAGGAGCTCAAATATCAAAAAGAACAGCAGGAATACAACGAAGAGATCTATAAACTCTTGCTTAAACAACAAACCAGGCTTGAAGAAGGGAGACAGGAAGAGCGCTCCAGGATATCAGGCGAATTGCATGATGGCGTTCTGGGTAAACTTTTTGGAATTAGAATGAATTTTGGATTGTTAAATTTAAAGACATCCAATCAAGAGGCGGATAAGTATGATCAATTATTAGAGAAATTGCAAGTGACAGAAGATGAGATAAGGCAAATTTCACATAATCTTATTTGTGAGGTTTCTGCATCTCATCTTAATTTTGTCAAATTGCTAGAACAACTGGTAGAAGAATATCGCCAACTTACTTCGGCAGAAATTAAATTTAATTTTGACGAGGATATTGAAGGGGAGTTAGTTGATGAAAATATTCAAATTAATTATTATCGAATTTTACAGGAGGCTCTACAAAATGTGATAAAACATGCTGAAGCTAGCGTAGTATCCATAAAAATCTACCGTTTACAGAATTTTTTGCTAATGGAAATTCGAGATGATGGTAAAGGTTTTGACATTCGTAAAAAAGTAAAAGGAATTGGTTTAAAAAATATGAGGAATCGAATGGAAAAAATTGACGGAACATTTAGTTTTGAGACTTCGGGCAAAGGAACATACCTGCTTTTTAAAGTGAAAATTTGTAAAAATGGATAAATCTATTTCGGTATTAATTATTGATGATCACCCTATTATTGCAAGTGCATACGAATCTGCCTTAGAGAGTTTTGTGACTCAAAATGCCACGTATAATTTTAAGATCACGAGCATTTATAACTTAGATGAAGCCCAATTGCTATTAAACAATCCTAATTTTGTTGAAAATATTGATCTGGTATTTTTGGATATGCGTTTACCTGCTAGCAGTGATGGAAGTCTTGTTTCGGGGGAAGACCTTGGCAACCAAATAAAGACTAAACAGCCTGGGGCCCGTATTATAGTTTCTACCACTTTTAATGATAATTATCGTTTACATAATATTCTGCAATCCATAAATCCTGAAGGATTTTTGGTTAAAAACGATATTAATCATAAAGAGTTACTAAGTGCTGTAGAAAATGTCCTTGCCGGTTCCCCTTATTATAGCAAAACGGTACTCAACCTGCTTAGAAAACAGGTGGGGAGTGATATTTATTTAGATGAAGTGGATCGTAAAATGCTCTACGAACTCTCTATTGGGTCTAAGTTAAAGGATCTAACCGATCTCCTTCCCCTTTCGGTAGCTGGGATCGAAAAACGCCGACGAAATTTAAAGAAAATCTTTGGTATTTCTGGAGCAGAAGACCGGGAATTGGTGAAAGTGGCAAAGGAGAAAGGCTTTTTATAGTTTTAAAAAGGAATCCTGGTAATACTAATCTTTTCATTTTTCGCATTCTTAAAAAGGGAATGGCTGTTTTTTCGCCCCAAGAGTAGCTAAGTTTCCAGGTTTTAATTAGAATTAGCTTAAAGAATAAATAAACCTGGCAGGTATTAAAATGAATAAGACTTTTATCTCTAGCTTTAATTTCTTTTGGGTTAGCTTTTTCCGTTTTTCTAACCCGCTCTTTTCTTAAAATTGATTATTTTCGCGACTCATTGGAAATTTTGAAAAAATGAGCAATAAGTTCCCTGAATATAAAGGACTTGACTTACCAAAAGTAGCTAAGGAAATCTTGAGTTACTGGAAGGAGAACGATATTTTTGAAAAAAGTGTTTCTACACGAGAAGGCAAAGAAGCGTTTGTGTTTTTTGAAGGCCCACCTTCTGCGAACGGGCTTCCGGGAATTCACCACGTAATGGCGCGAGCTATTAAGGATATTTTTTGTCGCTATAAAACCCAAAAAGGATACCAGGTAAAACGTAAAGCCGGTTGGGATACTCATGGTCTTCCGGTAGAACTTGGTGTAGAAAAAGAATTAGGGATTACCAAAGAAGATATTGGGACCAAAATTTCCGTAGAAAAATATAACGAAGCCTGTAAAAATGCGGTAATGCGTTACACCGATGTGTGGAACGATCTTACCGAAAAAATAGGCTATTGGGTAGATATGGAAGATCCATACGTTACCTATAAATCAAAATATATGGAAACAGTTTGGTGGCTGCTTTCCGAAATTTATAAAAAAGACCTTATTTATAAGGGGTACACCATTCAGCCGTATTCGCCAAAAGCAGGGACTGGACTTAGTTCTCACGAACTTAACCAACCCGGAACCTACCAGGATGTTACCGATACCACTGTTACGGCCATGTTTAAAATCACTGATGCTTCAGCAGCTTCGGTTGAAAAGGACCTGGAAGGGGCATTTTTAATCGCCTGGACCACGACCCCTTGGACTTTGCCGTCTAATACTGCGTTGACCGTTGGACCAAAAATTGAATATGTTTCAGTAAAAACATATAACCAGTACACTTTTGAGCCAATCA includes:
- a CDS encoding response regulator, whose protein sequence is MDKSISVLIIDDHPIIASAYESALESFVTQNATYNFKITSIYNLDEAQLLLNNPNFVENIDLVFLDMRLPASSDGSLVSGEDLGNQIKTKQPGARIIVSTTFNDNYRLHNILQSINPEGFLVKNDINHKELLSAVENVLAGSPYYSKTVLNLLRKQVGSDIYLDEVDRKMLYELSIGSKLKDLTDLLPLSVAGIEKRRRNLKKIFGISGAEDRELVKVAKEKGFL